From Theileria annulata chromosome 1, complete sequence, *** SEQUENCING IN PROGRESS ***, one genomic window encodes:
- a CDS encoding small ribonucleoprotein D1, putative (Tap349e08.q2ks7.cand.130 - score = 11.30), with product MKLVRFLMKLANESVTVELKNGTVLTGTVIGIDISMNTHLKNVKVVNKGSDGKEGTNVVVLDHLTVRGNNIRYFILSDSIPLDTLLIDDTPVQKPSKTKFSSIRGRGRGRGGPPRGRGRFGGQRK from the coding sequence atgaagcTGGTCAGATTCCTTATGAAACTTGCCAACGAATCAGTGACAGTTGAGCTTAAAAATGGAACAGTACTCACTGGAACAGTGATTGGCATAGACATATCAATGAACACTCACCTCAAGAACGTGAAGGTTGTTAATAAAGGCTCCGATGGGAAGGAAGGGACAAATGTGGTTGTTTTGGACCATCTTACAGTTAGGGGTAACAATATACGCTACTTCATTTTGTCAGATAGCATTCCCTTGGACACCCTTTTGATAGATGACACACCAGTGCAAAAGCCCAGTAAAACAAAGTTTAGTTCCATAAGGGGTAGAGGTCGAGGAAGAGGTGGTCCACCAAGGGGAAGAGGAAGATTTGGAGGCCaaagaaaatga
- a CDS encoding uncharacterized protein (Tap349e08.q2ks7.C.cand.9 - score = 8.39) has translation MAKISDLALDENKIDRNFRVVKSLCEGPYGNTDLICDNEGN, from the exons ATGGCCAAAATAAGCGATCTG gcgttggatgaaaataaaattgatagGAATTTCAGGGTCGTAAAATCATTATGTGAGGGGCCCTATGGGAACACAGATTTAATTTGTGACAACGAAGGAAACTAG
- a CDS encoding ribosome biogenesis regulatory protein, putative (Tap349e08.q2ks7.cand.129 - score = 41.34), translated as MAYRESSDIQKVDNLDYCLKNLIAIDATPTSTDLLYDENLLKLSCENAQLLVNKIFGLERTITSDGVFADLPSNDEIVMPRVFPLPKPREKTRWEKFAEMKGIKKRKRSRKVFDPTVNDWVPRWGYKSIKKNKVNRPPIMEVKPGDDDNVLDVESAKRSLVKMKQKMRELRNKMEQNSPKDSKSQLKKTLQRVKESTKGCGKHGKVKGKTKVSIKRKPVIQSLKSEKDSYLSSIKKLNL; from the exons ATGGCCTACCG GGAGTCTTCTGATATCCAGAAGgttgataatttagatTATTGTCTTAAAAATCTTATCGCAATTGACGCCACTCCCACATCTACCGACTTATTATACGACGAGAA tttattaaaattgtcTTGTGAAAATGCTCAGCTTTTGGTTAATAAGATTTTCGGTTTGGAACGGACAATTACTTCAGATGGAGTTTTTGCTGACCTTCCATCAAATGATGAAATAGTTATGCCCAGAGTATTTCCACTACCAAAGCCTAGAGAAAAAACCAGATGGGAGAAGTTCGCAG AGATGAAGGGAATTAAGAAGAGGAAAAGGTCGAGAAAGGTCTTTGATCCCACTGTTAATGACTGGGTACCCCGTTGGGGTTACAAATcaataaagaaaaataaagttaacAGGCCTCCAATAATGGAAGTTAAGCCAG GTGATGACGATAATGTGCTCGATGTTGAGTCTGCTAAAAGATCATTAGTGAAGATGAAACAAAAGATGAGAGAG cTTCGAAATAAAATGGAACAAAATTCTCCAAAAGATTCAAAATCACAATTGAAAAAAACACTTCAAAG aGTTAAAGAATCAACAAAGGGTTGTGGTAAGCATGGAAAAGTAAAGGGGAAAACCAAGGTTTCAATTAAGAGAAAACCAGTAATACAGTCATTAAAATCTGAGAAGGATTCATATCTCTCCAGtattaagaaattaaacttgtaa
- a CDS encoding mitochondrial inner membrane subunit, putative (Tap349e08.q2ks7.cand.131 - score = 30.33), with translation MFRRLFNPRFSNNILTRYRNNTFGSFNSSEFAKPSNPVNSSVCLSSRFFSSDSFMQTVLKQVKKDLEKDKSLQEAMEKLESESQISEKISRISEYFEKTRDFSKDCINKISETKNSKIVRNCLDSAKSIAVGFDRVSSYLYDEKGHAKRIRTKMKLNKRKPESSKPENESVVTEPNDSGNDTPDNSLVLAKESVWDRFGSKIRDMPFLYEFFENPIISKLFGDTSLASALREMKRLDPSFNLPDLVELVEHVIAPHVVESYLKGDGEALKLHCGEVAFNILNTSIKERNLQKLVLDPSILILKNVELKGGMKVKEGDPWLIFNFTTQQINCLRDTKGKVCAGNCDVIYYVLGQIDDIREVVYSIAISRHPNPFENLEYPYMVIQYIYTKQITILM, from the exons atgtttCGGAGATTATTTAATCCTCGATTCTCCAATAATATCCTCACCAGATATCGCAATAATACCTTCGGAAGCTTTAATTCTAGTGAATTTGCAAAGCCATCAAATCCAGTTAACTCATCGGTTTGTCTGAGTAGTAGATTTTTTTCCTCGGATTCGTTCATGCAGACTGTTTTAAAGCAGGTAAAGAAGGATTTGGAGAAGGACAAGAGCCTACAGGAAGCCATGGAGAAGCTGGAAAGCGAGTCTCAGATATCTGAGAAGATTTCAAGGATTTCAGAATACTTTGAGAAAACAAGAGATTTCAGTAAGGACTGTATTAATAAGATTTCTGAGACCAAGAACTCCAAGATTGTTAGGAACTGCCTCGATTCAG CCAAGAGCATTGCGGTGGGATTTGATAGAGTTTCCAGTTACTTATATGACGAAAAGGGACATGCGAAAAGGATCAGAACTAAAATGAAACTTAACAAACGGAAACCTGAGTCATCTAAGCCTGAGAATGAAAGTGTGGTAACTGAGCCTAACGACTCTGGAAATGATACCCCTGATAACTCACTAGTCCTTGCAAAGGAATCTGTTTGGGACAGATTTGGCAGTAAGATCCGTGATATGCCATTTTTATACGAATTTTTCG agAATCCTATAATATCAAAGTTATTTGGAGATACAAGTTTGGCCTCTGCTCTTCGTGAGATGAAGAGACTTGACCCATCCTTTAATTTACCAGACCTCGTTGAACTTGTTGAACATGTAATTGCTCCTCATGTTGTAGAGTCATATCTCAAAGGTGATGGTGAAGCTTTAAAATTG CACTGTGGAGAAGTCgcatttaatatattgaacACATCAATAAAGGAGCGGAATTTACAGAAACTTGTACTTGACCCTTCAATTCTAATATTGAAGAATGTAGAACTAAAAG GAGGTATGAAGGTGAAGGAAGGCGACCCCTGGCTAATATTCAACTTTACAACTCAACAAATAAACTGCCTAAGAGATACCAAGGGGAAAGTTTGTGCAGGTAATTGTgatgtaatatattacgTATTAGGTCAAATTGATGATATTAGAGAAGTGGTGTATTCAATTGCTATTTCAAGGCATCCAAACCCTTTCGAAAATTTAGAATACCCATACATGGTAATACAGTATATATACACTAAACAAATTACGAtattaatgtaa
- a CDS encoding co-chaperone (GrpE) (Tap349e08.q2ks7.cand.129 - score = 41.34), with protein MKSSLISPVCVNILKNIKYPPFRKNIRYYTTTLMTKYARFHEFQTFRNPNLRLYSTVEDSKSSEQKSTKDSNEEPDLDEENGREETNLSPEELLNQENELLKQKLSTLETKLKELELKYKMSLSNCDNLCKIHKKELENTKVYAVTEFAKGLLEVADTFELALKHLGESDPKKSTEDFVDGIKMTEAMLHQTFEKFGIKKYESMMEDFDPQIHEAMFEVKDNDSHNKVVQVVKNGYTISGRVLRPAKVGVSKRQ; from the exons ATGAAATCAAGTCTAATCAGTCCGGTATGTGTAAACATACtgaagaatataaaataccCACCCTTCAggaaaaatattagataTTATACAACTACATTAATGACTAAATATGCTCGGTTTCATGAATTTCAAACCTTTCGAAACCCTAACTTGAGACTTTACTCAACTGTTGAAGATTCCAAGTCGTCGGAACAAAAATCTACCAAAGATTCCAATGAAGAACCTGATTTAGATGAAGAAAATGGTAGGGAGGAAACAAATTTGTCTCCAGAAGAGCTTCTGAACCAAGAGAACGAGCTGCTCAAACAG aagTTGAGTACATTGGAAACTAAGCTGAAGGAGTTGGAGTTGAAGTATAAAATGAGTTTGAGCAATTGTGATAACTTGTGTAAGATTCATAAGAAAGAGTTGGAAAACACAAAGGTTTATGCAGTAACGGAGTTTGCGAAGGGGTTGTTGGAGGTTGCCGATACCTTTGAATTGGCCCTAAAGCACTTGGGAGAGTCCGACCCCAAAAAATCAACAGAAGATTTTGTTGACGGAATTAAAATGACAGAAGCCATGCTTCACCAGACTTTTGAGAAGTTTGGAATTAAGAAATATGAAAGCATGATGGAGGACTTTGATCCTCAAATCCATGAGGCAATGTTTGAAGTCAAAGACAATGACTCACATAATAAGGTAGTACAAGTTGTTAAAAACGGATATACAATAAGTGGTCGTGTTTTAAGACCAGCTAAAGTTGGTGTTTCTAAACGTCAATAA
- a CDS encoding protein kinase, putative (Tap349e08.q2ks7.C.cand.10 - score = 20.45) yields the protein MLGGDLHKYIGYRRKMNKPIREERILIWLVQLLSALKFLHKRYTLHRDLKTLNILIDSNKNLKICDFGVSKSLNRTCDNASTLIGTPYYFSPELVNGLNYGFPSDIWALGCILYELCTFRTPFHDAKGIVELTRLINERKVPDLPPRYSRELNALYRSMMFHDLRYRLTAVELLSTDLLQKVVKNMIRDVKMKNRNTNEDTIYELERYIVSKSIKTATK from the exons ATGTTAGGGGGTGATTTACACAAATATATCGGATACAGAAGAAAGATGAACAAGCCAATACGTGAAGAAAGGATACTAATATGGCTTGTTCAGCTCCTCTCAGCACTAAAGTTCCTTCATAAAAGATACACCCTTCACAGAG ACCTTAAgactttaaatattttaatcgACTCTAATAAAAACTTGAAGATATGTGATTTCGGGGTGAGTAAATCACTCAATAGAACTTGTGATAACGCAAGTACACTCATTGGCACACCCTACTACTTCAGTCCTGAACTTGTTAAT GGACTTAATTATGGTTTCCCCTCCGACATTTGGGCCCTCGGCTGTATATTATATGAGCTCTGCACATTTAGAACACCGTTTCACGACGCAAAGGGAATAGTAGAACTAACAAGACTAATAAATGAACGAAAG GTTCCGGATTTGCCTCCTAGGTATTCGAGGGAATTAAATGCTCTTTACCGGTCAATGATGTTCCACGACCTAAGATACAGACTCACTGCCGTAGAGTTACTATCAACTGACCTGTTACAG AAAGTTGTCAAGAACATGATTAGAGATGTTAAAATGAAGAACAGAAACACCAACGAAGATACGATTTATGAACTAGAGAGATACATTGTTTCAAAATCAATAAAGACCGCtacaaaataa
- a CDS encoding choline/ethanolamine kinase, putative (Tap349e08.q2ks7.C.cand.11 - score = 32.51) encodes MRPNSSRTPSIKSIRGYPEDLYTDESEEDETDSISMSAEDCIDYCIKLVPNQLGLQPYVNKNSNSPKDHNIYNNLTVERLGEGITNSLYKVTNILNKKTVVVRVFGASSSKMVDRNREHYIHELLSKFQIGKSIYCYFKGGLIEEWIEGRNLTEYDLYNSNYMVQIAQNLKKLHSISMDGEMSKLIHGGDGKPKSELWPTVWKYHRLAKKYMKKMNKSITGVDLRAIENVLLNFNLFPNFKIPILEEICNSKNSPLVLCHADLLAGNIILKPDDHVRFIDFEYCCCMERAFDISNHLNEYMGNNINRDLFPNEDMRRDFIREYLKYDIIEWRPSLEDFCGQIHVLHSEDCVDEMVSEIEPFFLASHLLWGLWGALQSCLSNLDFDFEDYSRQRLDIFMKDPFWEKHLKK; translated from the exons ATGCGTCCTAATTCCTCTAGAACGCCCTCTATTAAATCCATTAGGGGTTATCCTGAGGATTTATACACCGATGAGTCAGAAGAAGATGAAACTGACTCCATTTCCATGAGTGCTGAGGACTGTATAGACTATTGCATAAAGCTAGTTCCTAATCAACTTGGCCTTCAACCATACgtaaataaaaattccaATTCTCCCAAAGATCACAACatatataacaatttaACAGTTGAACGTCTTGGTGAAGGTATTACAAATAGTCTTTACAAGGTTACCAACATCCTTAATAAAAAGACTGTTGTCGTTCGTGTTTTCG GTGCCAGTTCATCCAAGATGGTCGACAGGAACCGTGAACACTATATCCATGAGCTTCTTTCCAAATTTCAGATTGGCAAATCAATTTATTGCTACTTTAAg GGGGGACTAATTGAGGAGTGGATTGAAGGCAGGAACCTAACTGAATACGACCTTTACAACTCGAATTATATGGTCCAAATTGCTCAAAATCTCAAGAAACTTCACTCGATCTCTATGGACGGCGAGATGAGTAAACTGATTCACGGA gGCGACGGAAAGCCAAAGTCTGAACTTTGGCCCACAGTTTGGAAATACCATAGACTTGCcaaaaaatatatgaagaaaatgaacAAATCTATCACAGGCGTAGACTTACGAGCTATAGAAAATgtattattgaattttaatttatttcccaATTTT AAAATCCCTATACTTGAGGAAATTTGTAACAGTAAAAACTCTCCCCTCGTTCTCTGCCATGCAGATTTATTAGCTGGAAACATCATTCTCAAACCTGACG ACCATGTGCGATTTATCGATTTCGAATATTGCTGTTGCATGGAACGCGCCTTTGACATATCGAATCACCTGAATGAGTATATGGGTAACAACATCAATAGGGATTTGTTTCCAAATGAAGACATGAGGAGAGACTTTATTAGGGAATATCTAAAATATGATATTATCGAATGGAGGCCAAGCCTCGAAGACTTTTGTGGTCAAATCCACGTTCTCCATTCAGAGGACTGTGTGGATGAGATGGTTTCCGAAATAGAGCCGTTCTTCCTCGCCTCTCATCTCCTTTGGG gtCTTTGGGGGGCTTTACAGAGTTGTTTGTCGAATTTAGACTTTGATTTTGAGGATTACTCTCGCCAAAGGCTTGACATTTTCATGAAGGATCCTTTTTGGGAAAAACATCTCAAGAAGTGA
- a CDS encoding uncharacterized protein (Tap349e08.q2ks7.C.cand.8 - score = 32.47) → MPSCVCLRSPNKYVSNPKSPSDLRATTTTNTADDQSLVTDSDVFDHQALLNQEGSTTYDEESYANTSPSNSSDETYYMKNKSNDQESTNSDQQYENLGKEKPEDLRKTVEKWNNLLKLFDENPDVQEVQNNLNMVVSMSEDEESDKTEMKKQIEETIKRLTSSLTEVRSFSSSQMPDKELVLQPYIGNDDETHFKCFLRNVKSHMGEAEVELDVNESSTQLILQLFDSLGLLSGNGLKEERPGLLSRMSSSIKSSTVFKNLFDPLDLTRSKMDLTTYLHQLSNEIDRDDLASVSTLSDLEPNEPQNSISNCLLNTSLALDGALCDLVREHNRDIPNFCNEQLKKQATLRNKYGDMSDLPLFIS, encoded by the exons ATGCCGTCCTGCGTGTGCCTCCGCTCACCGAACAAGTACGTAAGTAACCCAAAATCGCCTTCTGACCTCAGAGCAACCACTACCACAAACACAGCAGATGACCAGTCACTAGTTACAGACTCAGATGTGTTTGACCACCAAGCACTCTTGAACCAGGAAGGCTCAACGACCTACGATGAAGAGTCTTATGCTAACACATCACCGTCAAATTCCTCAGATGAAACCTACtatatgaaaaataaatcaaacGATCAAGAGAGTACAAATTCAGATCAGCAGTATGAAAATTTAGGGAAAGAGAAGCCGGAAGATTTGAGAAAAACAGTTGAGAAGTGGAATAACTTGCTGAAACTGTTTGATGAGAACCCAGACGTGCAAGAGGTCCAAAATAACCTGAATATGGTAGTGAGCATGTCAGAAGATGAAGAGAGTGATAAAACTGAAATGAAGAAACAAATCGAAGAGACAATTAAAAGGTTAACATCATCTTTAACGGAGGTGAGGTCCTTTTCAAGTTCTCAAATGCCAGATAAAGAGTTGGTTTTACAGCCGTATATCGGAAATGACGACGAGACTCACTTCAAATGTTTCCTCAGAAACGTTAAATCGCACATGGGCGAAGCCG AGGTTGAACTCGACGTTAACGAATCATCCACTCAACTTATCTTACAGCTTTTTGACAGTCTGGGTCTTTTATCTGGAAATGGTCTTAAGGAGGAAAGGCCGGGTCTTTTGTCTCGTATGTCCTCGAGCATTAAAAGTTCAACGGTGTTCAAGAACCTCTTTGATCCTCTAGATCTCACAAGGTCAAAGATGGATTTGACCACTTATTTACATCAGCTAAGCAATGAGATTGACAGGGACGACCTTGCTTCAGTTTCTACTCTTTCGGATCTGGAGCCTAATGAGCCTCAAAATTCTATTTCCAACTGCCTCTTGAACACTTCACTAGCTCTTGACGGGGCTCTATGTGACCTTGTTCGCGAGCACAATCGCGACATTCCCAACTTTTGCAATGAGCAATTGAAGAAGCAGGCCACGCTCAGGAATAAATACGGCGACATGTCCGACTTACCTCTCTTTATTAGCTAA
- a CDS encoding polyadenylate (poly(A)) binding protein, putative (Tap349e08.q2ks7.C.cand.7 - score = 62.20) translates to MASTVKSVPSENLMMMPMRDTQVFSSASLYVGDLKPDVTEAVLYEVFNTVGPVASIRVCRDSVTRKSLGYAYVNYYSTQDAEAALESLNYIEIKGHPTRIMWSNRDPSLRRSGAGNIFVKNLDKSIDTKSLYDTFSHFGPILSCKVAVDASGASKRYGFVHYENEESAREAIEKVNGMLIGGKRVEVAPFLRKQDREGEEVFTNLYVRNFPADWNEEALRQFLEKYGEITSMMLKEDSKGRRFAFVNYKEPEVAKEVVNTLNDLKLDESSEPLLVCPHQDKAKRQNLLRAQFNNSSMGQEDKRVTSNLYIKNLDDSFDDESLGELFKPFGTITSSKVMLDANNHSRGFGFVCFTNPQEATKAIAAMHLKLVKGKPLYVGLAEKRDQRMMRMQQRRSFEPHSRDVLFSELPSQSLYYPRPFPAPSFPNSVAGPNKKFPPNFTTNNPQANNYPPNYNANFPPVNSYANYPVRNVAAKAPSAGNARNMSPMSSANIPSNIPHYPSVVPPSMAHVVASGNMGVHGNLTHHVVPPNMPHVLPGNMGVPTNMVPGAVGIRRDNNNPKSHQHQMPPVSAFKFTPQARNREMPMHPQYVVNGNVQVDDVAMQKQMIGERLFPIIARDNPDLAGKITGMMLEIDNHELLQLLEDNDQLKAKIDEAIKVLKQAS, encoded by the coding sequence ATGGCTTCGACTGTCAAATCCGTCCCCTCTGAGAACTTAATGATGATGCCCATGAGGGACACCCAGGTATTCTCATCAGCAAGCCTGTACGTAGGAGACTTGAAACCTGATGTGACTGAGGCAGTTTTGTACGAAGTATTTAACACGGTGGGACCCGTAGCCTCGATAAGAGTATGCAGAGACTCAGTAACACGTAAATCACTAGGCTACGCATACGTTAATTACTACAGCACACAGGACGCAGAGGCAGCTTTGGAATCTTTGAACTACATTGAAATTAAGGGACACCCGACAAGAATAATGTGGAGTAACAGAGACCCATCATTGCGCCGTTCAGGAGCAGGAAACATATTCGTGAAGAACCTGGACAAGAGCATAGACACAAAGAGCCTGTACGACACATTTTCACACTTCGGACCAATCCTTAGCTGTAAAGTGGCAGTTGACGCATCCGGAGCGTCCAAGCGCTACGGATTTGTACACTACGAAAACGAAGAAAGCGCCCGTGAAGCGATAGAAAAAGTAAACGGAATGCTAATTGGAGGAAAGAGGGTGGAAGTAGCGCCTTTTTTGAGAAAGCAAGACCGTGAAGGAGAGGAAGTATTCACAAACCTGTATGTGAGAAACTTCCCAGCAGACTGGAACGAAGAAGCTTTAAGACAATTCCTCGAAAAGTACGGCGAAATCACAAGCATGATGCTTAAGGAGGATTCTAAAGGAAGACGTTTTGCATTTGTTAACTACAAGGAGCCAGAAGTAGCGAAGGAAGTAGTTAACACATTGAACGATTTGAAGCTAGATGAGTCGTCTGAGCCATTGCTAGTGTGCCCTCACCAGGACAAGGCAAAACGTCAGAATCTTCTTCGTGCCCAGTTCAACAACTCGTCAATGGGTCAGGAAGATAAGCGCGTGACGAGTAACCTGTACATCAAGAACCTGGACGACTCATTTGACGACGAGTCACTAGGAGAGCTTTTTAAGCCTTTCGGCACAATTACCAGTAGTAAGGTCATGCTTGACGCTAATAACCATTCGCGTGGTTTCGGCTTTGTTTGCTTCACTAATCCGCAGGAGGCAACAAAAGCAATAGCAGCTATGCACCTGAAATTGGTAAAGGGTAAGCCACTGTATGTGGGATTGGCTGAGAAGAGAGATCAGAGGATGATGAGGATGCAACAGCGAAGAAGCTTCGAGCCTCATTCGCGGGATGTGCTCTTCAGTGAACTCCCCTCGCAATCACTCTATTATCCAAGACCATTCCCAGCTCCATCATTCCCAAACAGTGTGGCAGGACCTAACAAAAAGTTCCCACCCAACTTCACAACCAATAACCCACAGGCTAACAATTATCCACCAAACTATAACGCAAACTTCCCACCAGTCAATTCATATGCTAACTACCCAGTGAGGAACGTGGCAGCCAAGGCACCATCAGCAGGAAATGCACGTAACATGTCGCCCATGAGTAGTGCAAACATTCCGAGCAATATCCCACACTACCCATCAGTGGTGCCCCCAAGCATGGCACACGTGGTGGCCTCAGGTAACATGGGCGTTCACGGGAACTTGACTCACCACGTAGTACCACCGAACATGCCTCACGTGTTGCCCGGGAATATGGGAGTGCCAACTAACATGGTGCCAGGAGCAGTAGGAATAAGGCGAGATAATAATAACCCAAAGTCACACCAACACCAAATGCCGCCAGTGAGCGCATTCAAATTCACACCTCAAGCGCGAAACAGGGAAATGCCAATGCACCCACAGTACGTAGTTAACGGAAACGTACAAGTGGACGACGTAGCAATGCAGAAACAGATGATTGGAGAAAGACTATTCCCAATCATCGCCAGAGATAACCCAGACCTCGCCGGAAAAATCACTGGAATGATGCTGGAAATCGACAACCACGAACTCCTTCAGCTACTCGAAGATAATGACCAGCTCAAGGCCAAAATCGACGAGGCCATCAAGGTACTCAAACAGGCGAGCTAA
- a CDS encoding uncharacterized protein (Tap349e08.q2ks7.C.cand.6 - score = 14.52;~Signal peptide predicted for TA06560 by SignalP 2.0 HMM (Signal peptide probability 0.716, signal anchor probability 0.000) with cleavage site probability 0.404 between residues 18 and 19), which yields MKIVIFIGIFLEVLTINGFITRTKLPKFNTNLYMIWAYPLFDDSPKRGPRRKIHQAFERGPVRANVTLNYEYANRLAQNTYHVPGQGELPYRTEEGLGDTEDIHTSPETACGGIDIDPAEFDKIKTVYKVFNDRNCGVLRIIGAKLGHFSFLYYGPIRHKYGIKCYLRYLINRVYPGSKVTILTQESHDRHRLQEGVNPGLFGKQQRLMITGRDYCESFKDGLPNENALPPKVDMII from the exons AtgaaaattgtaattttcATTGGAATATTCCTAGAAGTTTTGACTATAAATGGGTTTATAACTAGAACTAAGCTCCCCAAGTTCAATACTAATTTGTATATGATTTGGGCATATCCACTATTCGATGATTCACCTAAGCGTGGTCCTAGGCGTAAAATACACCAGGCATTTGAACGAGGCCCAGTTCGTGCCAATGTTACATTGAACTATGAATATGCCAATAGACTGGCCCAAAACAC GTATCATGTTCCAGGACAGGGTGAGTTACCCTATAGGACTGAGGAGGGATTGGGTGATACTGAGGATATTCACACTAGTCCAGAGACCGCATGTGGTGGTATTGACATTGACCCTGCCGAGTTTGACAAGATAAAAACAGTCTACAAAGTTTTTAATGATAGAAATTGTGGAGTTTTGAGGATCATTGGCGCAAAGTTGGGCCACTTttcttttctttattaCGGGCCCATCAGGCACAAGTATGGAATTAAATGCTACCTGAGATACTTGATAAATAGAGTTTACCCAGGATCTAAGGTCACTATTTTAACTCAAGAGTCACATGACCGTCATAGGCTACAGGAGGGTGTAAATCCAGGCCTTTTCGGTAAACAGCAACGTCTAATGATTACAGGCAGAGACTATTGTGAATCATTTAAAGACGGACTTCCCAACGAAAACGCTCTCCCACCCAAAGTAGATATGATAATTTAG